In a genomic window of Theropithecus gelada isolate Dixy chromosome 15, Tgel_1.0, whole genome shotgun sequence:
- the C15H9orf24 gene encoding spermatid-specific manchette-related protein 1 isoform X2 — MFLFSRKTKTPISTYSDSYRAPTSIKEVYKDPPLCAWEANKFLTPGLTHTMEQHVDPEALQKMAKCAVQDYTYRGSISGHPYLPEKYWLSQEEADKCSPNYLGSDRYNTWRMEPYNSSCCNKYTTYLPRLPKEAGMETAVRGMPLECPPKPERLNAYEREVMVNMLNSLSRNQQLPRITPQCGCVDPLPGRLPFHGYESACSGRHYCLRGMDYYASGAPCTDRRLRPWCRELPTLCTSLRAPARNAVCCYNSPAVILPISEP; from the exons ATGTTCCTGTTCTCCCGTAAGACCAAGACCCCTATCAGTACCTACAGTGACTCCTACAGGGCTCCCACCTCCATCAAGGAGGTCTATAAGGACCCACCTCTATGTGCCTGGGAAGCCAACAAGTTTCTGACTCCG GGTCTGACTCATACCATGGAGCAACATGTGGATCCCGAAGCCTTGCAGAAGATGGCCAAATGTGCTGTACAGGACTACACTTACAGGGGGTCCATATCAGGCCACCCCTACTTGCCTGAGAAGTACTGGCTTTCTCAAGAGGAAG CAGACAAATGCAGCCCAAACTACCTGGGCAGTGACCGGTACAACACATGGAGGATGGAACCTTACAACAGCAGCTGCTGTAACAAGTATACCACCTACCTTCCTCGGCTGCCTAAG GAGGCCGGGATGGAGACAGCAGTTCGAGGAATGCCCTTGGAATGCCCTCCTAAGCCGGAGCGGCTCAATGCCTACG AGCGCGAAGTGATGGTGAACATGCTGAACTCACTGTCGCGGAACCAGCAGCTGCCGCGGATCACGCCCCAATGCGGGTGCGTGGACCCGCTGCCCGGCCGCTTGCCCTTCCACGGTTACGAAAGTGCTTGCTCAGGCCGCCACTACTGTCTGCGTGGGATGGACTACTACGCCAGCGGGGCGCCCTGCACCGACCGCCGCCTGCGGCCTTGGTGCCGGGAGCTACCGACT TTGTGTACCTCCCTACGAGCACCGGCCCGGAATGCAGTGTGCTGTTACAACTCCCCCGCCGTCATACTACCCATATCCGAACCTTAG
- the C15H9orf24 gene encoding spermatid-specific manchette-related protein 1 isoform X1, whose product MFLFSRKTKTPISTYSDSYRAPTSIKEVYKDPPLCAWEANKFLTPGLTHTMEQHVDPEALQKMAKCAVQDYTYRGSISGHPYLPEKYWLSQEEADKCSPNYLGSDRYNTWRMEPYNSSCCNKYTTYLPRLPKEAGMETAVRGMPLECPPKPERLNAYEREVMVNMLNSLSRNQQLPRITPQCGCVDPLPGRLPFHGYESACSGRHYCLRGMDYYASGAPCTDRRLRPWCRELPTVSCVPPYEHRPGMQCAVTTPPPSYYPYPNLRWDTSHFKKSGGPQRNNYVIHPEFVSETYPDYRCW is encoded by the exons ATGTTCCTGTTCTCCCGTAAGACCAAGACCCCTATCAGTACCTACAGTGACTCCTACAGGGCTCCCACCTCCATCAAGGAGGTCTATAAGGACCCACCTCTATGTGCCTGGGAAGCCAACAAGTTTCTGACTCCG GGTCTGACTCATACCATGGAGCAACATGTGGATCCCGAAGCCTTGCAGAAGATGGCCAAATGTGCTGTACAGGACTACACTTACAGGGGGTCCATATCAGGCCACCCCTACTTGCCTGAGAAGTACTGGCTTTCTCAAGAGGAAG CAGACAAATGCAGCCCAAACTACCTGGGCAGTGACCGGTACAACACATGGAGGATGGAACCTTACAACAGCAGCTGCTGTAACAAGTATACCACCTACCTTCCTCGGCTGCCTAAG GAGGCCGGGATGGAGACAGCAGTTCGAGGAATGCCCTTGGAATGCCCTCCTAAGCCGGAGCGGCTCAATGCCTACG AGCGCGAAGTGATGGTGAACATGCTGAACTCACTGTCGCGGAACCAGCAGCTGCCGCGGATCACGCCCCAATGCGGGTGCGTGGACCCGCTGCCCGGCCGCTTGCCCTTCCACGGTTACGAAAGTGCTTGCTCAGGCCGCCACTACTGTCTGCGTGGGATGGACTACTACGCCAGCGGGGCGCCCTGCACCGACCGCCGCCTGCGGCCTTGGTGCCGGGAGCTACCGACTGTAAG TTGTGTACCTCCCTACGAGCACCGGCCCGGAATGCAGTGTGCTGTTACAACTCCCCCGCCGTCATACTACCCATATCCGAACCTTAG ATGGGACACAAGTCACTTCAAGAAGTCTGGTGGTCCCCAGAGAAACAACTATGTTATCCATCCTGAGTTTGTGTCTGAGACCTATCCTGACTATCGTTGCTGGTAG
- the C15H9orf24 gene encoding spermatid-specific manchette-related protein 1 isoform X3, giving the protein METAVRGMPLECPPKPERLNAYEREVMVNMLNSLSRNQQLPRITPQCGCVDPLPGRLPFHGYESACSGRHYCLRGMDYYASGAPCTDRRLRPWCRELPTVSCVPPYEHRPGMQCAVTTPPPSYYPYPNLRWDTSHFKKSGGPQRNNYVIHPEFVSETYPDYRCW; this is encoded by the exons ATGGAGACAGCAGTTCGAGGAATGCCCTTGGAATGCCCTCCTAAGCCGGAGCGGCTCAATGCCTACG AGCGCGAAGTGATGGTGAACATGCTGAACTCACTGTCGCGGAACCAGCAGCTGCCGCGGATCACGCCCCAATGCGGGTGCGTGGACCCGCTGCCCGGCCGCTTGCCCTTCCACGGTTACGAAAGTGCTTGCTCAGGCCGCCACTACTGTCTGCGTGGGATGGACTACTACGCCAGCGGGGCGCCCTGCACCGACCGCCGCCTGCGGCCTTGGTGCCGGGAGCTACCGACTGTAAG TTGTGTACCTCCCTACGAGCACCGGCCCGGAATGCAGTGTGCTGTTACAACTCCCCCGCCGTCATACTACCCATATCCGAACCTTAG ATGGGACACAAGTCACTTCAAGAAGTCTGGTGGTCCCCAGAGAAACAACTATGTTATCCATCCTGAGTTTGTGTCTGAGACCTATCCTGACTATCGTTGCTGGTAG
- the MYORG gene encoding myogenesis-regulating glycosidase → MLQNPQEKSQAYPRRRRSGCYTDRQNPEAIAAAAMYTFLPDNFSPAKPKPSKELKPLLGSAVLGLLLVLAAVVAWCYYSVSLRKAERLRAELLDLNAGGFSIRNQKGEQVFRLAFRSGALDLDSCSRDGALLGCSLTADGRPLHFFIQTVRPKDTVMCYRVRWEEAAPGRAVEHAMFLGDAAAHWYGGAEMRTQHWPIRLEGQQEPQPFVTSDVYSSDAAFGGILERYWLSSRAAAIKVNDSVPFHLGWNGTERSLRLQARYHNTPYKPPAGSAAAPELSYRVCVGSDVTSIHKYMVRRYFNKPSRVPAPEAFRDPIWSTWALYGRAVDQDKVLRFAQQIRQHHFNSSHLEIDDMYTPAYGDFDFDEVKFPNASDMFRRLRDAGFRVTLWVHPFVNYNSSRFGEGVEGELFVREPTGRLPALVRWWNGIGAVLDFTHPKARDWFQGHLRRLRSRYSVASFKFDAGEVSYLPRDFSTYRPLPDPSVWSRRYTEMALPFFSLAEVRVGYQSQNISCFFRLVDRDSVWGYDLGLRSLIPAVLTVSMLGYPFILPDMVGGNAVPQRTAGGDVPERELYIRWLEVAAFMPAMQFSIPPWRYNAEVVAIAQKFTALRASLVAPLLLELAGEVTDTGDPIVRPLWWIAPGDETAHRIDSQFLIGDTLLVAPVLEPGKQERDVYLPAGKWRSYKGELFDKTPVLLTDYPVDLDEIAYFTWAS, encoded by the coding sequence ATGCTCCAGAATCCTCAGGAGAAGAGCCAGGCCTATCCCCGCCGCCGCCGGTCTGGCTGCTACACAGACCGTCAGAACCCCGAGGCCATCGCAGCCGCAGCTATGTACACCTTCCTGCCCGACAACTTCTCGCCTGCCAAGCCCAAGCCTTCCAAAGAACTGAAACCGCTGCTGGGCTCTGCGGTTCTGGGGCTGCTGCTTGTGCTGGCCGCGGTGGTGGCCTGGTGCTACTACAGCGTCTCCCTACGCAAGGCGGAGCGACTTCGTGCGGAGCTGCTGGACCTCAACGCTGGCGGCTTCTCCATCCGCAACCAGAAGGGAGAGCAGGTCTTCCGCCTGGCCTTCCGCTCCGGCGCGCTGGACCTCGACTCCTGCAGTCGCGATGGCGCCCTGCTGGGCTGCTCGCTCACGGCCGATGGGCGGCCGCTGCACTTCTTCATCCAGACCGTGCGGCCCAAGGACACAGTGATGTGCTACCGCGTGCGCTGGGAGGAGGCGGCGCCGGGCCGGGCAGTGGAGCACGCCATGTTCTTGGGCGACGCGGCGGCCCACTGGTATGGTGGCGCTGAGATGAGGACGCAACACTGGCCCATCCGCCTGGAAGGCCAGCAGGAGCCCCAGCCGTTCGTCACAAGCGATGTCTACTCCTCCGATGCCGCGTTTGGGGGCATCCTCGAGCGCTACTGGCTATCTTCGCGCGCGGCCGCCATCAAAGTCAACGACTCGGTGCCCTTCCACCTGGGCTGGAACGGCACGGAGCGCTCGCTGCGGCTTCAGGCGCGCTACCACAACACGCCCTACAAGCCACCCGCCGGCAGCGCCGCAGCGCCAGAGCTGAGCTACCGAGTGTGCGTGGGCTCGGACGTCACCTCCATCCACAAGTACATGGTGCGCCGCTACTTCAACAAGCCGTCGAGGGTGCCAGCACCCGAGGCCTTCCGAGACCCCATTTGGTCCACGTGGGCGCTGTACGGGCGCGCCGTGGACCAGGACAAGGTGCTGCGTTTTGCCCAACAGATCCGCCAGCACCACTTCAACAGCAGCCACCTGGAAATCGACGACATGTACACACCTGCTTATGGCGACTTTGACTTTGACGAGGTCAAATTCCCCAACGCCAGTGACATGTTCCGCCGCCTGCGCGACGCCGGCTTCCGTGTCACGCTCTGGGTGCACCCGTTTGTCAACTACAACTCGTCGCGCTTCGGCGAGGGCGTGGAGGGCGAGCTGTTCGTGCGCGAACCCACGGGCCGGTTACCCGCGCTGGTGCGCTGGTGGAACGGCATCGGCGCGGTGCTCGACTTCACGCACCCAAAAGCCCGCGACTGGTTCCAGGGACACCTGCGGAGGCTGCGCTCTCGCTACTCCGTGGCTTCCTTCAAGTTCGACGCGGGTGAGGTCAGCTACCTGCCGCGGGACTTCAGCACCTACCGGCCGCTGCCGGACCCCAGCGTCTGGAGCCGGCGCTACACTGAGATGGCGCTACCCTTCTTCTCGCTGGCAGAGGTGCGCGTGGGCTACCAGTCACAGAACATCTCCTGCTTCTTTCGCCTGGTTGATCGTGACTCTGTGTGGGGCTACGACCTGGGGCTGCGCTCACTCATTCCTGCGGTGCTCACCGTCAGCATGCTGGGCTACCCATTCATCCTACCCGATATGGTGGGCGGCAACGCCGTGCCCCAGCGTACAGCCGGCGGCGATGTGCCCGAGCGCGAGCTCTACATTCGCTGGCTGGAAGTGGCCGCTTTTATGCCAGCCATGCAGTTCTCTATCCCGCCCTGGCGCTACAACGCGGAAGTGGTGGCCATCGCGCAGAAGTTCACCGCCCTGCGGGCCTCGCTTGTGGCGCCGCTGTTGCTTGAGCTGGCGGGCGAGGTCACCGACACGGGTGACCCCATTGTGCGCCCCCTTTGGTGGATTGCGCCCGGCGACGAGACAGCTCACCGCATAGACTCTCAGTTCCTTATTGGGGACACGCTGCTTGTGGCCCCGGTGCTGGAGCCGGGCAAGCAGGAGCGTGACGTCTATTTGCCCGCCGGCAAGTGGCGCAGCTACAAGGGTGAGCTTTTCGACAAGACGCCGGTGCTGCTCACTGATTACCCGGTCGACCTGGATGAGATCGCCTACTTTACCTGGGCGTCCTGA